A genomic segment from Streptomyces antibioticus encodes:
- a CDS encoding acyltransferase family protein, which produces MGAHRRGRGLAGVSVREAAPASAPPQRDRYFDTLRALALIRVVGYHTFNWAWAGLVFPSMGIMFALAGTLMAKSLERPAPKVVRSRLRRLLPPFWFWGVFVVLAMLLHGWMPDWRIVYWIVPLGDPPGNAWGEQAWEILWYLRTYLWFVLLSPLLLRVFRLAPLPVLVLSLVPVLVLNFVWAGPDGRIGTALWDLSTYLCCWLLGFAHRDGVLRRMRPAAVAVLSLAALGFGGWYALAHRAEFGTHDLDENPLAQAFWSAGFVLPLLWAKARFGIGFARLTRFRRTNRIVTVFNARAVTIYLWHEIALLLAVPLIDRFWDVPAFEAYLPLDSQWFLFGVGWLLIGVFVLLCGWVEDVAARKRPRLLP; this is translated from the coding sequence ATGGGGGCGCACCGGAGGGGGCGGGGGCTGGCGGGGGTGAGCGTACGGGAAGCCGCGCCCGCGTCCGCGCCTCCCCAGCGGGACCGCTATTTCGACACCCTCCGGGCCCTCGCCCTGATCAGGGTCGTCGGGTATCACACCTTCAACTGGGCCTGGGCGGGGCTGGTCTTCCCGTCCATGGGGATCATGTTCGCCCTGGCCGGCACCCTGATGGCCAAGTCCCTGGAACGCCCCGCGCCCAAGGTCGTCCGAAGCCGGCTGCGCCGACTGCTGCCGCCGTTCTGGTTCTGGGGCGTCTTCGTCGTCCTCGCCATGCTGCTGCACGGCTGGATGCCGGACTGGCGGATCGTCTACTGGATCGTCCCGCTGGGCGATCCGCCGGGCAACGCCTGGGGCGAGCAGGCGTGGGAGATCCTCTGGTACCTGCGCACCTACCTGTGGTTCGTGCTGCTCTCCCCGCTGCTGCTGCGGGTGTTCCGGCTCGCCCCGCTCCCGGTGCTCGTGCTCTCCCTCGTACCGGTGCTGGTGCTGAACTTCGTGTGGGCGGGCCCGGACGGCCGGATCGGCACCGCCCTGTGGGACCTGTCGACGTACCTGTGCTGCTGGCTGCTCGGCTTCGCGCACCGCGACGGCGTGCTCCGGCGGATGAGACCGGCCGCGGTCGCCGTCCTCTCCCTCGCGGCGCTCGGCTTCGGCGGCTGGTACGCCCTCGCCCACCGGGCCGAGTTCGGCACCCACGACCTGGACGAGAACCCGCTCGCCCAGGCGTTCTGGTCGGCCGGGTTCGTGCTCCCGCTGCTGTGGGCGAAGGCGCGCTTCGGCATCGGCTTCGCCCGGCTGACCCGGTTCCGCCGGACGAACCGGATCGTCACCGTCTTCAACGCGCGCGCGGTCACGATCTACCTCTGGCACGAGATCGCGCTGCTCCTCGCGGTCCCGCTGATCGACCGGTTCTGGGACGTCCCGGCCTTCGAGGCGTATCTGCCGCTGGACAGCCAGTGGTTCCTGTTCGGCGTCGGCTGGCTGCTGATCGGGGTGTTCGTGCTGCTGTGCGGCTGGGTGGAGGACGTCGCGGCGAGGAAGCGGCCGAGGCTGCTGCCATGA